From Micromonospora echinospora:
GCCGGGCGGGCCACGCCTCGCACCACGCCGGGGGTGTCGCGCTCCTCGGCGACCGCGTGCAGGCCGGCCCGCAGCGCGTCGCGGTCCCCGCCGATCACCGCTGCCCGGTACGGCAGGGCCGCCCGGGTGGTGACCAGCGAGTACGCCACGTCGGCGGGGGTCAGGTCGGGGTGGTCGGCCAGATGCGCCAGCAGCCGCCGCGCCTGCCCGGCCAGGGCCGGTGCGGAGCGGGCCGAGACGATCCACGGTACCGGCGGGGCGGGCGTACCGGCCGGCCGGACGTCGTCGGTGTCCGTCGCGGCGGCCTGCTCGATGACGACGTGTGCGTTGGTGCCGCTGATGCCGAACGCGGAGACCGCGGCCCGGCGTGGCTGCCCGGTCTCCGGCCATGGCTGCGGGCCGGTCAGCAGGGACACCGCCCCGGCCGACCAGTCGACGTGCGGGGTGGGCTCGTCCACGTGCAGCGTGGGCGGCAGCACCCCGTGCCGCATCGCCAGCACCATCTTCATCACCCCGGCCACACCCGCCGCCGCCTGCGTGTGCCCGATGTTCGACTTCACCGAGCCGAGCCACAACGGCCGCTCCGCGGACCGGCCCTGCCCATACGTCGCGATCAGCGCCTGCGCCTCGATCGGATCACCCAACGTGGTGCCCGTACCGTGCGCCTCGACGACGTCCACCTGGTCGGCACCCAGCCCCGCGTTTGCCAGAGCCTGCCGGATCACCCGGCGCTGCGACGGGCCGTTCGGAGCGGTCAGCCCGCTGCTCGCACCGTCCTGGTTGACGGCACTGCCGCGCAGCACGGCGAGGACCGGGTGGCCGTTGCGGCGGGCGTCGGAGAGCCGCTCGACGAGCAGCATGCCGGCCCCCTCGGACCAGCCGGTGCCGTCGGCGGCGGCGGCGAACGACTTGCACCGGCCGTCGGTGGACAGGCCCCGTTGCCGGGAGAACTCCACGAAGACGGTCGGGGTGGCCATCACCGACACCCCGCCGACCAGCGCCATCGTGCATTCGCCCAGCCGCAGCGCCTGGCAGGCGAGGTGCAGCGCGACCAGCGACGAGCTGCACGCGGTGTCCACGGTGACCGCCGGCCCCTCCAGCCCGAGAGCGTAGGAGATCCGGCCGCTCGCCACGGCTGCGGCGCTGCCGGTGCCGAGGTAGCCCTCGACGCCGCCGGTGACCCCGGTGAGCAGGGCCGCGTAGTCACCCTGGCTGCTGGTGGCCGCGTAGACACCGGTGGGCGCGCCGCGCAGCCGGGTGGGGTCGATGCCGGCCCGCTCGAACGCCTCCCAGGCGGTCTCCAGCAGCAGCCGCTGCTGCGGGTCCATGGCGAGGGCCTCGCGGGGGCTGATGCCGAAGAACGCCGGGTCGAAGTCCCCGGCGGAGTAGAGGAACCCGCCCTCACGCACGTACGACGTGCCCCGGCTGTCGGGGTCGGGGTCGGGGTCGTAGAGCGCGCCCAGGTTCCAGCCCCGGTCGTCCGGGAACGCCGACATCGCGTCGCCGCCGGCGGCCACCAGGTCCCACAGTTGCTCGGGTGACCCGACACCGCCGGGGAACCGGCAGCTCATGCCGATGATCGCTACCGGTTCGCTGAGCGCGGCGGTGAGCTGCTGGTTCTGCTGCTTGAGCTTCTGGTTGTCGAGCAGGGACGCACGCAGCGCGCCGACGACCTCGTCCAGGGAAACATTCATCGGGCGCTCCTCAGGGCCGGCCGGGTCACGAGTCGGAGCCTTCCAGGGCCATCCGGACCAGGCCGGCGACGTCGAGTTCGCGGATCTGGGTCTCGGGTGCGGACGACGTGACCGGGGCAGCGGACGCCACGGCCGGCGTGCCGGCACTCGTACGGGCCAGCTGGAGCAGCTGGTCGAGCAGGCCCGCCCGCCGCAGCTCGTCGAGCGGGATCGCGGCGAGGGCCCGGCGCACGGACTCCTCGTCGCCGCCGTCGCCGTCGTCCCCCGCAGCGCCCGCGAAGAGCTGCTCGTACAGGTGGCCGGCCAGGCCGTCCGGGGTGGGGTAGTCGAAGACGACGGTGGTGGGCAGGTCGTGCCCGGTCGCCGCGGTGAGCAGGTTGCGCAGTTCCACGGCCGTGAGCGAGTCGAAGCCGAGGTCCAGGAAGCCCCGGTCGGTCTCGATCGCGTCGGCGGAGGGGTGGCCGAGCACCTTCGCCGCGTCGACCCGCACCATCTCCAGCAGTGCGGCCCGCCGCTCGTCGTCCGGCAGCGCCCGCAGCCCGGCGAGCAGGTCCCGGGCGCCGGGCGCGACCGCCTCCGGCGCCTCGGCGGGGGCGGCGGCCAGCCCGCGTACGGCCGGCAGGTCGGCCAGCAGCGGACTGGGCCGCAGCGAGGTGAACAGCGGCTGGAAGGTGGCCCAGTCGACGTCGGCGACGGTGACGCAGCTGTCGCCGACCGCCAGGGCGTGCCGCAGCCCGGCCATCGCCACGCCGGGCGGCATCACCTGGAGGCCGCGGCGACGCAGTTGCTCCGCCGCACCCTCGGTGTACATGCCCGACTCGGTCCACGGTCCCCAGGCGATGGAGGTGGCCGCCCGGCCCTGGCCGCGTCGCCGCTCGGCGAGCGCGTCCAGGTAGGCGTTACCGGCCGCGTACGCGCCCTGTCCGCCGCTGCCCCACACCGCCGAGATGGACGAGAAGAGCACGAACGCGTCCAGTTCGGCGTCGCCGAGCAGCTCGTCGAGGTGTTCGGCGCCGCAGACCTTCGGGGCGATGACGTACGCCAGGTCCTCCAGGGTGGTGTCGGCCAGCGGCACCACCTCGCTGACCCCCGCGGCGTGCACCACCGCGCGCAGCGGCGGCCCCTCCCGCCGGAGATCGGCCAGGAGGTCGGTCACGGCGGCGCGGTCGGCGGCGTCGCAGCGGACCACCCGGCAGTCCACGCCGAGCCCGGCCAGCTCGGAGATCAGCTCGGCGGCGCCCGGGGTGCCGGTCCCCCGCCGGCTGGTCAGCACCACCCGTTGCGCGCCCTCGGCGGCCACCCAGCGGGCCACGTGCCCACCGAGCGCACCGGCGCCTCCGGTGATCAGCACCGTCCCCTGGGGCTGCCATGGCGTGAGCTCCCCGTCGGTGGTGGTGGCCGGTACGAGCCGCCGCACCAGCACCCCGGACTCGCGGACGGCGAGCTGGTCCTCCACGCCGCCGCCGGTGAGGATGCCGCCGAGACGCATCGCCGTCCACGGCTCCAGGTCAGTGGGCAGGTCGACCAGCCCGGCCCAGCGGGCGGGCTGCTCCAGCGCGGCCACCCGGCCCAGGCCCCACAGCATCGCCTGCCGCGGGTTGGCCGGGGTGTCGCCGTCGCCGAGGCCGACGGCGCCCTGGGTGACGCACCAGAGCCGGACCGAGGCGTCGAGGTCGACGAGCTGCTGGAGCAGGTGCACGGTCGCGGCGAGGCCGCGCGGCAGCGCCGGGTGCTCGGCGTGCGGGGCGTCGTCCAGGCCGAGGAAGGACAGGATCGACAGCGGCCCGTCGCCCGCGCCGAGCGCCTCGGTGAGCACGTCGGCGAACCCGCCGCACAGCTCCTCGGAGTCGGCGGCGGTGTCCACGGGCACGATGCTCACCTCGGCACCCAGGGCCCAGGTGCAGGAGTGCAGGTCGGGGTCGTCCGCCCGGTCGGCGGGCAGCAGCACCAGCCACCGGCCGGGGTCCTGCTCCTGCGAGGTCTCCGCGATGGGCTCCCAGACCGCCCGGTAGCGGGTGCCGTCGACCAGGGCCTGCTCCCGGCCGCGCCGGCGCCACGCCGACAGGGCGGGCAGCACGGTGCCGAACGGCTGGTCGCGGTGCACGTCGAGGTCGCGGGCCAGCGACTCCAGGTCCTCGGCCTCGACCGCGGCCCAGAAGCGGCGCTCGACCTCGGTGGCCTCGTCGGCGGCCACGAGGGCGGCCCAGGGCGGCGGCTCCGGCCAGTAGCGCTGCCGGTCGAACGCGTAGGTGGGCAGCTCGACCCGCTGGGCGCCGGTACCGGCGTAGAGGACGGACCAGTCCGGGGAGACGCCGTGGGTGTGCAGCGCGGCGAGCGCGCGCAGCAGGGTGCTCGGCTCGGCGCGGTCCCGGCGCAGGGCGGGCACCACCAGTGGGGCCCGGCCGCCGGCCGGGGCCTCGGCCAGGACGGCCTGGGCGAGGGCGGTGAGCACCCCGTCCGGGCCGATCTCGACGTAGCCGGTGACGTTGCGCTCGCGCAGTGCCACGACGGCGTCGGCGAAGCGTACCGCCTCGCGGGCGTGGCGCACCCAGTAGTCGGGCGTGCCGATCTCCGCCGCGTCGACCGGCGCGCCGGTGACGGTGGAGACCATCGGGATGCTCGGAGCCGCGTACCGCAGCCGTCCGGCGACGGCGGCGAGGTCGTCGAGCACCGGATCCATCAGCGGACTGTGGAACGCGTGGCTGACCGCCAAGCGCCGGACCCGGACACCCCGGGCGGCCCACTGGGCGGCCAGTTCCTCGACGGCGTCGCCGGCCCCGGACACCACGACCGCGGCGGGGCCGTTGACGGCCGCGACGGAGACCCGGTCGGCCCGCTCACCGAGCGTGGCGGTCACCTCGGCCTCGGTGGCGGCGACGGCGAGCATCGCCCCCCCGGCCGGCAGCGCCTGCATCAGCCGGCCCCGGGCGGCGACCAGCTCGGCGGCGTCGGCCAGGGAGAGCACACCGGCGGCGTGGGCGGCCGCGATCTCGCCGACCGAGTGCCCGGCGACGGCGTCGGGGCGGACCCCCCACGCCTCGAACAGCCGGAACAGCGCCACCTCCACGGCGAACAGCGCCGGCTGGGTGAATTCGGTGCGGTCCAGCGCCTCGGCCTCATGCGTGCCGGGCTCGGCGAAGAGCAGTGGCTTGAGCGGGCGGTGCAGGTGCGCGTCGAGGGCGGCGCAGGCCTCGTCCAGGGCGGCGGCGAAGACGGGGAACGCCTCGGCCAGCTCGCGCCCCATCCCGGCCCGCTGGGCGCCCTGCCCCGAGAACAGGTACGCCACCTTAGGCCGGGGCACCGCCACGCCGGTGACCACCAGCGGCGCGTCCTCGCCGGCGCCGAGGGCGCGCAGCCCGGCGCCCAGCGCGATCCGGTCGGTGGCCAGCACGACGGCCCGGTGTTCCAGGGCTGCCCGGGCGACGGCCGACGACCAGCCGACGTCGACCGTACGTGGCGCCTCCAGCCCGGTGAGCTGCTCGGACCAGCGCTGCGCCTGGGCGGCCAGCGCGAACCCCGAACGGCCCGACAGCAGCACCGGCACCACCGGCAGCCGCGCCGGGTCACCAGTCGGCTGCTCGGCTTCGACCGGCTCCGGGGCCTGCTCCAGGATGGTGTGCGCGTTGGTGCCGCTGATGCCGAACGAGGAGACGGCGGCGCGGCGCGGGTGGTCGGTGACCGGCCACGGGCGGCCCTCGCCGAGCAGTTCGACCGCACCGACGCTCCAGTCCACCTGGTCGGTCGGCTCGTCCACGTGCAGAGTCTGCGGCAGGTAGCCGTGCCGCAGCGCCAGCACCATCTTGATGATCCCGGCGACACCGGCGGCGGCCTGGGTGTGGCCGATGTTCGACTTGATCGAGCCGAGCCAGAGCGGCTGCTCGGCGGGCCGCTCCCGGCCGTACGTGGCGAGCAGGGCCTGCGCCTCGATCGGGTCGCCGAGCTTCGTGCCGGTGCCGTGCGCCTCGACGGCGTCCACATCGGCCGGGGCGAGGCCGGCGTTGGCGAGCGCCTGCCGGATCACCCGCTGCTGCGACGGCCCGTTCGGGGCGGTGAGGCCGTTGGAAGCGCCGTCCTGGTTGACGGCGCTGCCCCGGATGACCGCGAGCACCGGGTGACCGTTGCGGCGGGCGTCGGAGAGCCGCTCGACGAGCAGCAGGCCGAGGCCCTCGCCCCAGCCGGTGCCGTCGGCGGCGGAGGCGAACGCCTTGACCCGGCTGTCCGGGGCGAGGCCCCGCTGCCGGCTGAAGCCGACGAACACCCCGGGGGTGGACATGACGGTGACACCGCCGACCAGGGCGAGTGAGCACTCCGAGCGGCGCAGCGCCTGGCAGGCCCAGTGCAGCGCGACCAGCGACGACGAGCAGGCGGTGTCGACCGAGACGGCGGGCCCCTCCAGCCCGAGGGTGTACGACACCCGGCCCGACAGGACGCTGCCGGCATTGCCGGTCATCAGGTGCCCCTCGGCGCCCTCGGCGCTGAACATCAGGTTGCGGTAGTCCTGGTAGTTGGTGCCGACGAATACGCCGGTGGCGCTGCCGCGCAGCGTGTGCGGGTCGATCCCGGCCCGCTCGACCGCCTCCCAGGACGCCTCCAGCAGCAGCCGCTGCTGCGGGTCCATGGCGAGGGCCTCGCGAGGGCTGATGCCGAAGAAGCCGGCGTCGAAGTCGGTGGCGCCGGTGACGAAGCCGCCCTCACGGGCGTAGCTGGTGCCCTCCTTCTCCGGGTCGGAGTCGAAGAGCCGGTCCAGGTCCCAGCCCCGGTCGGTGGGGAACTCCCCGATGGCGTCGCCGCCGGCGGCGAGGAGCTGCCACAGTTGCTCCGGGGTGTCCGCCCCACCGGGCAGGCGGCAGCTCATCGCCACGATGGCGATCGGGTCGTCGTCCTCGGCCGCGGCGGCCGGGGCGGGGGTGGTCGCGTCGGGGACGATCCCGGTGAGCAGTTCGCCGAGGTGCGCGGCGAGCACCGTCGGGTTCGGATAGTCGAAGGCGAGCGTCGCGGGCAGCCGCAGGTCGGTGGCGGCGGCCAGGAAGTTGCGCATGTCGACTGCCGTCAGCGAATCCAGGCCGAGGTCGCGGAAGGGCTGGGTGGCCGGGATGTCGTCGGCGGCGCCGTAGCCGAGGGCCGTCGCCGCGCACTGCCGCACCAGCTCCAGCAGTGTCGCGGTGCGCTCCCCCGGCGCGAGCGCGGCGAGCCGCCGGGCGAGGGCCGATGGTACGCCCGTCTCCTCCTCGGCGGCCTCCTGCCCGGCCGGCTGCGTCGCCTCCTGGGCCTCGGCGAGGTCGCCGATCAGCGGGCTGGGCCGCACCAGGGTGAACGCGGGGGCGAACCGGGCCCAGTCGATGTCGGCGACGACTGTGGTGGGCTCGTCGCGGCGCAGCGCCCGGGCGAGGGCCTCGACGGCCAGTTCCGGGTCCATGCCGATCATGCCGCCCCGGCGCAGCCGTTCCTGGGCGCGTTCGTTCTCGGCGGGCAGGCCGGCCCCGCGCCAGGCGCCCCAGGCCACCGAGAGGGCTGGCAGCCCCTCGGCCCGGCGCCGCTCGGCGAGGGCGTCGAGGAAGGCGTTGGCCGCCCCGTACGCGCCCTGCCCGGCGTTGCCGGTGGTTCCGGCCACCGAGGAGAAGAGCACGAAGGCGTCCAGGTCGAGGTCGCGGGTCAGCTCGTCCAGGTGCAGCGCGGCGACGCACTTCGACGCGGCGACGGTGTGCAGGCGCTGCGCGGTGACGGTGTCGACGATGCCGTCGTCGAGGACGGCGGCGGTGTGCAGCACGGCGCTCAGCGGGGCGTCGGCGGGGACGGCGGCGAGCAGGTCGGCCACCTGTGCCCGGTCGGCGACGTCGCAGCGGGCCACTGTGACCCGTACGCCGAGGCCGGTCAGCTCCGCCTCCAGCTCGGCGGCGCCCGGGGCGTCCGGGCCGCGCCGGCTGGCCAGCAGGACGTGCGCGGCGCCGGAGCGGCCCGCCCAGCGGGCCAGATGCCCGCCCAGTCCGCCGGTGCCACCGGTGATCAGCACGGTGCCGCGCATCCGCCGGGTGTCGTCCGCGTCGCCGGAGTCGGCCGACTCGGGTTCGGTGATCCGGGTGAGGCGGCGGACGAAGACGCCGGAGGCGCGGACGGCGAGCTGGTCCTCGCCCCGGCCGGACTGCTCCGCGCCGTCGTCGCCGAAGGCGTCTTCGCCACCGCTGGCGCCGAGCGCCGCGCAGAGCAGCGCGCCGGCCTGCGCGTCGAGCACGTCGGGCAGGTCGAGCAGGCCGCCCCAGCGGGCGGGGTGTTCCAGGGCGACGGCGCGGCCGAGCCCCCAGACGGAGGCGGCGGCGGGGCGCGGCGCCGGGTCGTCGGCGCAGGCCACGACGGCTCCCCGGGTGGCGCACCACAGCGGCGCCTCGACGCCGAGCAGCCCGAGCGCCTGCACCAGCAGGGCGGTGCCCGAGACGGCCAGCGAGGTGGCCGGGTGCTCCGGGTGCGCCCGCTCGTCCAGACCCAGCAGCGAGAGCACGGCGACGGGTCCGTCCGGGCCGGTGAGCGCGGCGCTCAGCCGCTCGGCCAGCGCCGCCGGGTCGTGTGTGACATCCAGCTCCACCGGGACGACGTCCGCGCCGAAGTTGCCGAGGGCCGACAGCACGTCGGTGACCAGCGGGTCGTCGCCCAGCGCCGCGGGCACCGGCACGAGCCAGGTGCCGGCGAGCCAGGTCAGCGGCAGGTCGGGCAGGGCCCGCCAGGTGACCCGGTAGCGCCAGCGGTCGATGTCCGGGGCGGCGTCGGCCGCGGTGAGGAAGAGCGGCGGCGCGGGCCAGTACCGGTGATGGTCGAAGGCGTACGTGGGCAGGTCGACGGTGGCCGCGGCGGGCAGCACCCTCGTCAGGTCGACGGGCAGGCCGACGGCATACGCGGTGGCGAGGTTGGTCAGCAGCCGGGTCGCGTCGTCGTCACCACGACGCAGACTGCCGATGGTGTGCCCGCTCACACCGGCGTCGTCGAGGATCGCGGTGACCGGCATCGTCAGCACCGGGTGCGGGCTGATCTCGACGAACGTGGTGTGCCCGGCAGCCACAGCCGTCCGCACGGCCGCGTCGAAGAGCACGGTCCGTCGCAGGTTGTCGTACCAGTAGTCAGCGGTCATCACCGCCGGATCCACCCAGTCCCCGGTGAGAGTGGACACGAGCCGGGTATGACCGGCCCGCGGACTGACACCGGCCAGGTCCGCCCGAAGCTGCTCGGCGACCTCCTGCACCGCGGGCGAATGCGACGCGTAGTCCACGGGGATCAGCCGGGCACGAACACCCTCGGCCTCGCACGCCTGCACAAGGCTGGCGACGTGCTCCGGCGGACCCGACACCACGACGGTGGACGGGCCGTTGACCGCCGCGACCCCGACACCCGGGAACGCGGGCAGCCGCTCGGCCACCGCCTCGGCCGACAGGTCCACCGACGCCATCGTCCCGGTACCCCGCAGCACCGTCAGCGCACGCGACCGCAACGCCACCGTCCTCGCCGCGTCCTCCAGGCTCAGAATGCCCGCCACACACGCCGCGCCGATCTCACCCTGGGAGTGACCGATCACCGCGTCCGGAACCACGCCCGCCGCACGCCACACCGCCGCCAGAGCGACACCGACGGCCCACAGCACAGGCTGCACCACCTCGACCCGGTCCAGCCACGACTCGTCCTCGCCCGTGAGCACCGACACGAGATCCACATCGAGATACGGCGCCAACGCCCGCCGGCACTCCGCCAGACACTCGTCGAACACCGGCGTACGACCCACCAGCCCTGCCGCCATCCGCGCCGACTGCGCACCCTGACCCGGAAACACGAAGACCGGACCCGCACCCGGACTCGACGCCACTCCCGTGACCACGTTCCCCGCCGGCTGACCGGCAGCGAAGGCATCCAGCCCGGCGAGCAACCCCTCGACGGACGACCCGACGACAACGACGCGATGATCGAACGCCGATCGGGTAGCCGCCAATGACCAGCCCACCCCCACCGGATCGATCCCACCCCGCTCACGCACGTGCCGCGCAAGCCGGACAACCTGACCGGCCAACGCCGTCCCCGACCGCGCCGACACCGGCCAGGCCACCACATCCGAAGCGACCAACCCCGCCCCACGCCCACACGCACCCGACTCGACCGGCTCAGCCGACTGCTCGATGATCACGTGAGCGTTGGTGCCGGAGATGCCGAACGAGGAGACGGCGCCCCGGCGTACCCGGCCCGTCTCGGGCCACGGGCGGGCCTCCGTCACCAGTTCCACCGCACCGGCCGTCCAGTCGACGTGCGGCGACGGCGCGTCGACGTGCAGCGTCGCCGGCACGAGGCCGTGCCGGATGGCGAGCACCAGCTTGATCACGCCGGCCACGCCCGCGGCGGCCTGGGCATGGCCGATGTTCGACTTCACCGAGCCGAGCAGCAGTGGCGGGGCCTCGTCACGGTCCTGCCCGTACGTGGCGATGAGCGCCTGCGCCTCGATCGGGTCGCCCAGCCTGGTGCCGGTGCCGTGCGCCTCCACCACGTCGACGTCGGCGGTGGAGAGCCGGGCGGAGGTGAGGGCCTGGCTGATGACCCGCTGCTGGGCCGGCCCGTTGGGCGCGGTCAGCCCGTTCGACGCGCCGTCCTGGTTGACGGCGGTGCCGCGGACCACAGCCAGGACGCGGTGGCCGTTGCGGCGGGCGTCCGACAGCCGCTCGACCAGCAGCCAGCCGACTCCCTCGGAGAAGCCGGCGCCGTCGGCGGCGGCGGCGAACGACCGGCAACGCCCGTCGGTGGAGAGTGCGCGCTGCCGGCTGGATCCGATGTAGAGGCCCGGGGTGGCCATCACGGTCACGCCGCCGGCCAGCGCCAGGTCGCACTCCCCCGCCCGCAGCGCCTGCACGGCGAGGTGCAGCGCCACCAGCGACGACGAGCAGGCCGTGTCGATGGATACGGCCGGTCCTTCGAGCCCGAGGGCGTACGACACCCGGCCCGACGCGACGGCCGCCGCGCCCCCGGTCATCGAGTGCCCTTCGTCGCCGTCGGGCGACATCATCAGCAGGGTGCCGTAGTCCTGCCCGTTGGTGCCGACGAACACCCCGGTCCGGCTGCCGCGCAGCGAGGCGGGGTCGATGCCGGCGGCCTCTACCGCCTCCCAGGAGGTCTCCAGCAGCAGCCGCTGCTGGGGGTCCATGGTCAGCGCCTCGCGCGGCGAGATGCCGAAG
This genomic window contains:
- a CDS encoding type I polyketide synthase, yielding MANEDKLRDYLKRVMADLHDTRRRLSEAQSQELEPVAIVAMSCRLPGGVRNPDDLWELLRDGRDAVAPFPDDRGWDLERLYHPDPDHPGTSYAREGGFVDGAGDFDSAFFGISPREALTMDPQQRLLLETSWEAVEAAGIDPASLRGSRTGVFVGTNGQDYGTLLMMSPDGDEGHSMTGGAAAVASGRVSYALGLEGPAVSIDTACSSSLVALHLAVQALRAGECDLALAGGVTVMATPGLYIGSSRQRALSTDGRCRSFAAAADGAGFSEGVGWLLVERLSDARRNGHRVLAVVRGTAVNQDGASNGLTAPNGPAQQRVISQALTSARLSTADVDVVEAHGTGTRLGDPIEAQALIATYGQDRDEAPPLLLGSVKSNIGHAQAAAGVAGVIKLVLAIRHGLVPATLHVDAPSPHVDWTAGAVELVTEARPWPETGRVRRGAVSSFGISGTNAHVIIEQSAEPVESGACGRGAGLVASDVVAWPVSARSGTALAGQVVRLARHVRERGGIDPVGVGWSLAATRSAFDHRVVVVGSSVEGLLAGLDAFAAGQPAGNVVTGVASSPGAGPVFVFPGQGAQSARMAAGLVGRTPVFDECLAECRRALAPYLDVDLVSVLTGEDESWLDRVEVVQPVLWAVGVALAAVWRAAGVVPDAVIGHSQGEIGAACVAGILSLEDAARTVALRSRALTVLRGTGTMASVDLSAEAVAERLPAFPGVGVAAVNGPSTVVVSGPPEHVASLVQACEAEGVRARLIPVDYASHSPAVQEVAEQLRADLAGVSPRAGHTRLVSTLTGDWVDPAVMTADYWYDNLRRTVLFDAAVRTAVAAGHTTFVEISPHPVLTMPVTAILDDAGVSGHTIGSLRRGDDDATRLLTNLATAYAVGLPVDLTRVLPAAATVDLPTYAFDHHRYWPAPPLFLTAADAAPDIDRWRYRVTWRALPDLPLTWLAGTWLVPVPAALGDDPLVTDVLSALGNFGADVVPVELDVTHDPAALAERLSAALTGPDGPVAVLSLLGLDERAHPEHPATSLAVSGTALLVQALGLLGVEAPLWCATRGAVVACADDPAPRPAAASVWGLGRAVALEHPARWGGLLDLPDVLDAQAGALLCAALGASGGEDAFGDDGAEQSGRGEDQLAVRASGVFVRRLTRITEPESADSGDADDTRRMRGTVLITGGTGGLGGHLARWAGRSGAAHVLLASRRGPDAPGAAELEAELTGLGVRVTVARCDVADRAQVADLLAAVPADAPLSAVLHTAAVLDDGIVDTVTAQRLHTVAASKCVAALHLDELTRDLDLDAFVLFSSVAGTTGNAGQGAYGAANAFLDALAERRRAEGLPALSVAWGAWRGAGLPAENERAQERLRRGGMIGMDPELAVEALARALRRDEPTTVVADIDWARFAPAFTLVRPSPLIGDLAEAQEATQPAGQEAAEEETGVPSALARRLAALAPGERTATLLELVRQCAATALGYGAADDIPATQPFRDLGLDSLTAVDMRNFLAAATDLRLPATLAFDYPNPTVLAAHLGELLTGIVPDATTPAPAAAAEDDDPIAIVAMSCRLPGGADTPEQLWQLLAAGGDAIGEFPTDRGWDLDRLFDSDPEKEGTSYAREGGFVTGATDFDAGFFGISPREALAMDPQQRLLLEASWEAVERAGIDPHTLRGSATGVFVGTNYQDYRNLMFSAEGAEGHLMTGNAGSVLSGRVSYTLGLEGPAVSVDTACSSSLVALHWACQALRRSECSLALVGGVTVMSTPGVFVGFSRQRGLAPDSRVKAFASAADGTGWGEGLGLLLVERLSDARRNGHPVLAVIRGSAVNQDGASNGLTAPNGPSQQRVIRQALANAGLAPADVDAVEAHGTGTKLGDPIEAQALLATYGRERPAEQPLWLGSIKSNIGHTQAAAGVAGIIKMVLALRHGYLPQTLHVDEPTDQVDWSVGAVELLGEGRPWPVTDHPRRAAVSSFGISGTNAHTILEQAPEPVEAEQPTGDPARLPVVPVLLSGRSGFALAAQAQRWSEQLTGLEAPRTVDVGWSSAVARAALEHRAVVLATDRIALGAGLRALGAGEDAPLVVTGVAVPRPKVAYLFSGQGAQRAGMGRELAEAFPVFAAALDEACAALDAHLHRPLKPLLFAEPGTHEAEALDRTEFTQPALFAVEVALFRLFEAWGVRPDAVAGHSVGEIAAAHAAGVLSLADAAELVAARGRLMQALPAGGAMLAVAATEAEVTATLGERADRVSVAAVNGPAAVVVSGAGDAVEELAAQWAARGVRVRRLAVSHAFHSPLMDPVLDDLAAVAGRLRYAAPSIPMVSTVTGAPVDAAEIGTPDYWVRHAREAVRFADAVVALRERNVTGYVEIGPDGVLTALAQAVLAEAPAGGRAPLVVPALRRDRAEPSTLLRALAALHTHGVSPDWSVLYAGTGAQRVELPTYAFDRQRYWPEPPPWAALVAADEATEVERRFWAAVEAEDLESLARDLDVHRDQPFGTVLPALSAWRRRGREQALVDGTRYRAVWEPIAETSQEQDPGRWLVLLPADRADDPDLHSCTWALGAEVSIVPVDTAADSEELCGGFADVLTEALGAGDGPLSILSFLGLDDAPHAEHPALPRGLAATVHLLQQLVDLDASVRLWCVTQGAVGLGDGDTPANPRQAMLWGLGRVAALEQPARWAGLVDLPTDLEPWTAMRLGGILTGGGVEDQLAVRESGVLVRRLVPATTTDGELTPWQPQGTVLITGGAGALGGHVARWVAAEGAQRVVLTSRRGTGTPGAAELISELAGLGVDCRVVRCDAADRAAVTDLLADLRREGPPLRAVVHAAGVSEVVPLADTTLEDLAYVIAPKVCGAEHLDELLGDAELDAFVLFSSISAVWGSGGQGAYAAGNAYLDALAERRRGQGRAATSIAWGPWTESGMYTEGAAEQLRRRGLQVMPPGVAMAGLRHALAVGDSCVTVADVDWATFQPLFTSLRPSPLLADLPAVRGLAAAPAEAPEAVAPGARDLLAGLRALPDDERRAALLEMVRVDAAKVLGHPSADAIETDRGFLDLGFDSLTAVELRNLLTAATGHDLPTTVVFDYPTPDGLAGHLYEQLFAGAAGDDGDGGDEESVRRALAAIPLDELRRAGLLDQLLQLARTSAGTPAVASAAPVTSSAPETQIRELDVAGLVRMALEGSDS